The following coding sequences are from one Arthrobacter crystallopoietes window:
- a CDS encoding ABC transporter substrate-binding protein translates to MPNRLPDDPRLRRLVGAQLSRRNILMGAGGLSLAGLLAACGTGGTGTTSDGPAGEAAAAEDLSASEKEVNWANWTLYLDYDDKSQSYPSLEAFTAATGIAANYSEDIDGNDTYFGKVQAQLAAGQDIGQDIITLTDWMAARLIRLGYTQELDHANIPNAANLLETLKDVDFDPGRKNSLTWQSGFAGIAWNKEAVPGGLKTVSDLWKPELKGRVEVLDEMRDTMGLMMLENGVRISGGWGADEFSNALDDLTKQISDGQIRQVKGNSYKEDLISGDALAVICWSGDITQLNFENGDKWEFALPDAGGTLWSDNLMVPIGAPHKANAEALMDFYYDPKNAATVAAYVNYICPVQGAREEMEKIDPELVENPLIFPSDDYLAKAHVFRSLSADEETDFTNRFQKAIGN, encoded by the coding sequence ATGCCAAATCGCTTGCCCGACGATCCCCGACTCCGCCGCCTGGTCGGCGCACAGCTGTCCCGCCGGAACATCCTGATGGGCGCGGGCGGCTTGAGCCTCGCCGGGCTGCTGGCCGCGTGCGGCACCGGTGGAACCGGCACGACGTCGGATGGTCCCGCCGGAGAAGCGGCTGCAGCGGAAGATCTTTCGGCGTCGGAAAAGGAAGTCAACTGGGCCAACTGGACCCTCTACCTCGACTACGACGACAAGTCCCAGAGCTATCCGTCATTGGAAGCCTTCACCGCCGCCACGGGCATCGCGGCGAACTACTCCGAAGACATTGACGGCAACGACACTTACTTCGGGAAGGTCCAGGCGCAGTTGGCAGCCGGCCAGGACATCGGGCAGGACATCATCACGCTGACGGACTGGATGGCGGCGCGGTTGATCCGCCTCGGCTACACACAGGAACTGGATCACGCCAACATTCCGAATGCTGCGAACTTGCTCGAGACCCTGAAGGACGTCGACTTCGACCCCGGCCGGAAGAACTCGCTGACGTGGCAGTCCGGATTCGCCGGCATCGCCTGGAACAAGGAAGCAGTGCCGGGCGGCCTCAAGACTGTCTCCGACCTGTGGAAGCCGGAGCTCAAGGGCCGCGTGGAGGTGCTGGATGAGATGCGCGACACGATGGGCCTGATGATGTTGGAGAACGGCGTCCGCATTTCCGGTGGTTGGGGTGCGGATGAATTCTCGAACGCATTGGATGACCTGACGAAGCAGATTTCGGACGGCCAGATCCGCCAGGTGAAGGGCAACTCCTACAAGGAGGATCTGATCTCCGGCGACGCCCTTGCCGTGATCTGCTGGTCCGGCGACATCACGCAGCTGAACTTCGAGAATGGCGACAAGTGGGAGTTCGCCCTCCCCGATGCGGGCGGAACGCTGTGGTCGGACAACCTGATGGTGCCGATCGGGGCGCCGCATAAGGCGAATGCCGAAGCCCTGATGGACTTCTACTACGACCCGAAGAACGCGGCGACGGTGGCAGCCTACGTGAACTACATCTGCCCGGTCCAAGGCGCCCGGGAAGAAATGGAGAAGATCGACCCGGAGCTGGTGGAGAACCCGCTGATCTTCCCCAGCGACGACTATCTGGCGAAGGCCCATGTGTTCCGCTCGCTCAGCGCTGACGAGGAAACCGACTTCACCAACCGGTTCCAGAAAGCGATCGGCAACTAA
- a CDS encoding aspartate aminotransferase family protein — translation MTQTSTTRTYTTPRGTDRQQAARDHLWMHMARHSNLAGGGSVPVISRGEGHLIFDDQGNEYIDGLAGLFVVQVGHGREELAQAAARQAKELAFMPLWSYAHPAAIDLSERLAHYAPGDLNRVFFTTGGGEAVETAWKLAKQYFKLKGKPNKTKVISRAVAYHGTPQGALSITGIPDMKAPFEPLVPGAFRVPNTNQYRAPSGLEDPEAFGRWAADRIGEAIEFEGPDTVAAVFLEPVQNSGGCFPPPPGYFQRVREICDEYDVLLVSDEVICAFGRIGSMFACDDFGYIPDMITCAKGLTSGYSPIGALIASDKLFEPFKHGDTTFYHGYTFGGHPVSAAVAMANLDIFEREGLNAHVKQNAPAFRATLEKLLDLPIVGDVRGEGYFYGIELVKDKATKETFNAEESEHLLRGFLSNALLDAGLYCRADDRGDPVVQLAPPLTIGQREFDQIEQILRSVLVEGLNHL, via the coding sequence ATGACTCAAACATCCACCACCCGCACCTATACAACGCCCCGCGGCACGGACCGCCAGCAAGCCGCGCGCGACCACCTCTGGATGCACATGGCGCGCCACTCCAACCTGGCCGGCGGCGGCTCGGTCCCGGTGATCAGCCGGGGCGAGGGGCATCTGATCTTCGACGACCAGGGCAACGAATACATCGACGGGCTCGCGGGCCTCTTTGTGGTCCAGGTAGGCCACGGCCGTGAAGAACTGGCGCAGGCCGCAGCCCGGCAGGCGAAGGAACTGGCCTTCATGCCGCTGTGGTCTTACGCCCATCCCGCTGCGATCGATCTTTCGGAACGCCTGGCGCACTACGCTCCGGGCGACCTGAACCGGGTCTTCTTCACCACCGGCGGCGGCGAGGCAGTGGAAACGGCGTGGAAGCTGGCCAAGCAGTACTTCAAACTCAAGGGCAAGCCGAACAAAACCAAGGTCATCTCCCGCGCCGTCGCCTACCACGGCACCCCGCAGGGCGCGCTGTCCATCACCGGCATTCCGGATATGAAAGCGCCCTTCGAACCCTTGGTACCCGGCGCCTTCCGTGTGCCGAACACCAATCAGTACCGGGCGCCGTCGGGCTTGGAAGATCCGGAGGCCTTCGGCCGCTGGGCCGCGGACCGGATCGGCGAGGCCATCGAATTCGAAGGCCCGGACACGGTGGCCGCAGTCTTCCTGGAGCCGGTGCAGAATTCCGGCGGCTGCTTCCCGCCGCCGCCGGGCTACTTCCAGCGGGTGCGCGAAATCTGCGACGAGTACGATGTCCTGCTGGTCTCGGACGAGGTCATCTGCGCGTTCGGCCGGATCGGGTCGATGTTCGCCTGCGACGACTTCGGCTACATTCCGGACATGATCACCTGCGCCAAGGGCCTGACCAGCGGGTACTCCCCCATCGGCGCCCTGATCGCCTCGGACAAGCTGTTCGAGCCGTTCAAGCACGGCGACACCACGTTCTACCACGGCTACACCTTCGGCGGGCATCCGGTCTCCGCCGCCGTTGCCATGGCCAACCTGGACATCTTCGAACGCGAAGGCCTCAACGCCCACGTGAAGCAGAACGCTCCGGCCTTCCGCGCCACGCTCGAGAAGCTGCTGGACCTGCCGATCGTCGGCGACGTCCGCGGCGAGGGCTACTTCTACGGCATCGAGCTGGTCAAGGACAAGGCCACCAAGGAGACCTTCAACGCCGAGGAGTCCGAACACCTGCTGCGCGGCTTCCTCTCCAATGCGCTCCTCGACGCCGGCCTCTACTGCCGCGCCGATGACCGCGGCGACCCCGTGGTCCAGCTCGCCCCGCCGCTGACCATTGGCCAGCGCGAGTTCGACCAGATTGAGCAGATCCTGCGCTCCGTCCTGGTCGAAGGGCTCAACCACCTCTAA
- a CDS encoding ABC transporter permease: MSLLTAPRSTKAKPEETRSASEIRADKRRGRVGYLLILPGFIFMLLFFVLPVFSLLATSLYTKPPGADIGQFAPALQFSNYTAVLGSYWPELVRSFAFALIATVAALAIGYPMAYLVAVRLRGRKLLQGILLVLIIAPFFTSFILRTQAWKQILADEGPVVAVLRAVALLPEDGRLTATAFAVVCGLTYNFLPFMTLPIYANLERLDTRLIEAGGDLYANPFTTFRTVTLPLSMPGVIAGTLLTFIPASGDYINAALLGNNQNTTMIGQVIDSRFFRVVDYPGASALSFVLMLAILFLVILYVRRFGTKELL; this comes from the coding sequence ATGAGTCTGTTGACGGCCCCGCGCAGCACCAAGGCGAAGCCGGAGGAGACGCGCAGTGCGTCGGAGATCCGGGCGGACAAGCGCCGCGGACGGGTGGGCTATCTGCTGATCCTGCCCGGCTTCATCTTCATGCTGCTCTTCTTCGTGCTGCCGGTTTTCTCCCTGCTGGCCACCTCGCTCTACACCAAGCCGCCCGGCGCGGATATCGGCCAGTTTGCGCCGGCGTTGCAGTTCAGCAACTACACCGCAGTGCTGGGCAGTTACTGGCCGGAACTGGTCCGGTCCTTCGCGTTTGCGCTGATCGCCACGGTGGCGGCGCTGGCGATCGGGTACCCGATGGCGTACTTGGTGGCAGTGCGGCTGCGCGGCAGGAAACTGCTCCAAGGCATCCTGCTGGTGCTGATTATCGCCCCGTTCTTTACCAGCTTCATCCTGCGTACCCAGGCGTGGAAGCAGATCCTGGCGGACGAGGGGCCGGTGGTTGCGGTGCTGCGGGCAGTGGCCCTGCTGCCCGAGGACGGGCGGCTGACCGCCACGGCCTTCGCCGTGGTCTGCGGCCTGACCTACAACTTCCTGCCGTTCATGACGCTGCCGATCTACGCCAACCTGGAGCGGCTGGACACCCGGCTGATCGAAGCGGGCGGCGATCTGTATGCCAACCCCTTCACCACGTTCCGCACGGTCACGCTGCCGCTGTCGATGCCTGGCGTCATCGCCGGCACGCTGCTGACCTTCATCCCGGCCTCGGGCGACTACATCAACGCGGCGCTGCTGGGCAATAACCAGAACACCACCATGATCGGGCAGGTCATCGATTCGAGGTTCTTCCGCGTGGTGGACTACCCGGGCGCCTCGGCCCTGTCCTT
- a CDS encoding Lrp/AsnC family transcriptional regulator encodes MDTVSKAIIEQLQEDGRRSYASIGKAVGLSEAAVRQRVQKLMDSGIVQIVAVTDPMQMGFSRQAMLGIKANNDVLRVSDQVAALDKVDYCVATAGTFDILAEIICENDNDLLLLVNQIRSIPGVLSTETLMYLSLRKQAYNWGTR; translated from the coding sequence GTGGACACGGTATCCAAGGCCATCATCGAACAACTGCAGGAAGACGGCCGGCGCTCCTACGCTTCCATTGGCAAAGCCGTTGGCCTCTCGGAAGCCGCGGTCCGCCAGCGGGTGCAGAAACTGATGGACAGCGGCATTGTCCAGATTGTCGCTGTCACGGACCCCATGCAGATGGGGTTTTCCCGCCAAGCCATGCTGGGCATCAAGGCCAACAATGACGTGCTGAGGGTGTCGGACCAAGTGGCCGCCCTGGACAAAGTGGACTATTGCGTGGCTACCGCCGGCACTTTCGACATCCTCGCCGAAATCATCTGCGAAAACGACAACGATCTGCTGCTGCTGGTCAACCAGATCCGCAGCATTCCCGGTGTCCTGAGCACCGAAACACTGATGTATCTGTCCCTGCGGAAGCAGGCCTACAACTGGGGAACACGATGA
- a CDS encoding ABC transporter ATP-binding protein, translating to MVQTKPEKHDADAENQGADLRLAAITKRFGGFLAVDNLDLEIPAGSFFALLGPSGCGKTTTLRMIAGLEQPTSGSLSIGGKDITGTSAHERPVNTVFQNYALFPHMSVLDNVAFGLKRRKIRDHQVRAKQALELVELAHLSARRPAQLSGGQQQRVALARAIVNEPALLLLDEPLGALDMKLRRQMQVELKRIQTDVGLTFVHVTHDQEEAMTMADTVAVMNQGQVEQLGAPRELYELPRTAFVANFLGKSNLVAGEIIEDRGDAVVISAGGNRLAVRKDRSTTHHGKALIGIRPEKLRMMWPADAPADGSNILRGRVLDSSFTGVSTEYLVEVAGIGPVGVFSQNHGQQSAAPGDDVVLTWDTAHAFGLDGDEDTQAGAREAEAAAT from the coding sequence ATGGTTCAGACCAAACCGGAAAAGCACGACGCCGACGCCGAGAACCAGGGTGCCGACCTGCGGCTCGCTGCCATCACCAAACGGTTCGGCGGCTTCCTTGCCGTAGACAACCTGGACCTGGAAATCCCGGCCGGATCGTTCTTCGCGCTGCTGGGTCCCTCCGGCTGCGGAAAGACCACCACCCTGCGGATGATCGCCGGCCTGGAGCAGCCCACGTCCGGAAGCCTCAGCATCGGCGGCAAGGACATCACCGGAACCAGCGCCCACGAGCGGCCGGTCAACACCGTGTTCCAGAACTATGCGCTCTTTCCGCACATGAGCGTGCTGGACAACGTGGCCTTCGGGCTGAAGCGCCGGAAGATCCGGGACCACCAGGTTAGAGCCAAGCAGGCCTTGGAGCTGGTGGAACTGGCGCATCTTTCGGCGCGGCGGCCGGCGCAACTGTCCGGCGGACAGCAGCAGCGCGTGGCCCTGGCCCGGGCAATCGTGAACGAGCCCGCGCTGCTCCTGCTGGATGAACCGCTGGGGGCGCTGGACATGAAACTGCGCCGGCAGATGCAGGTGGAGCTGAAGCGGATCCAGACCGACGTCGGCCTGACCTTCGTCCACGTCACCCATGACCAGGAAGAGGCCATGACCATGGCGGACACTGTGGCCGTGATGAACCAGGGGCAGGTGGAGCAGCTGGGTGCCCCGCGAGAGCTGTACGAACTGCCGCGGACCGCTTTTGTGGCGAACTTCCTCGGCAAGTCCAACCTGGTAGCGGGTGAAATTATAGAGGACCGCGGCGACGCCGTCGTTATTAGTGCAGGCGGAAACCGGTTGGCCGTGCGCAAGGACCGTTCCACCACGCACCATGGCAAGGCGCTGATCGGGATCCGGCCGGAGAAGCTGCGGATGATGTGGCCCGCGGATGCTCCCGCCGATGGATCGAACATCCTGCGGGGCCGCGTGCTGGACTCTTCCTTCACTGGGGTCAGCACCGAGTACCTTGTGGAGGTGGCGGGGATCGGGCCGGTGGGTGTTTTCAGCCAGAACCACGGCCAGCAATCGGCGGCTCCCGGCGACGACGTTGTGCTGACCTGGGATACCGCGCATGCCTTCGGCCTGGATGGCGACGAAGACACGCAGGCCGGGGCCAGGGAAGCGGAAGCGGCGGCGACATGA